In a single window of the Acinetobacter tibetensis genome:
- a CDS encoding PH domain-containing protein: MQKFRSKKDWWILGFIIAMTGLLLQLLLTMYAKGSMAQYPVHTLIYVLTIAVLWWPVWSTQYRIEEEQLVVSSMFLTWKIPLSTIQKISPSSNSVSSPALSLDRLRIDYQKQGKAKFILISPKDKQAFTQALQQAQQSIS, encoded by the coding sequence ATGCAAAAATTTCGTTCAAAAAAAGATTGGTGGATTCTCGGTTTTATCATTGCGATGACGGGCTTATTGCTTCAATTGTTATTGACCATGTATGCCAAAGGAAGCATGGCACAATATCCTGTGCATACCTTGATTTATGTGTTGACCATAGCGGTGCTGTGGTGGCCTGTATGGAGCACACAATATCGGATTGAAGAAGAGCAATTGGTCGTTAGCAGTATGTTTTTGACCTGGAAAATTCCATTGTCTACCATCCAGAAAATTAGTCCCAGCAGTAATTCAGTTTCTTCACCTGCACTTTCTTTGGATCGTCTTCGAATTGATTATCAAAAACAGGGTAAAGCCAAATTCATCTTAATTTCACCTAAAGATAAACAGGCTTTTACACAAGCTTTGCAACAGGCGCAGCAGTCGATCAGTTAA
- the uvrC gene encoding excinuclease ABC subunit UvrC translates to MNENAREHIEKILANMTTLPGVYRMLGKEGELLYVGKAKNLKNRVSSYFVKTIEHPKTQALVARIYDIETLVVRSETEALLLEQNLIKLHRPPYNIMLRDDKSYVYIFISADKPYPRIASGRGKGKHQIGKFFGPYPSAYNARDTLLVLQKLFNVRQCENSYFSQRKRPCLQYQIKRCSAPCVGLISAEDYQEDVNNSIRFLKGDTKELNQELIQKMEAAAEALEFEKAVFYRDRMALLRDVQAQQAIYKIKGEADILAIAFQAGVTCVQIMHVRNGKMLGGKAYFPDMLGDDLSEMLSEFMANFYFQVADEVPNELIVNVEIPNRKELEQALQQHFEQKIQIKHNVRETRAEWLELAQMNVQHAIKGKLANHLELNERFHQLEQVVGRPVDRIECFDISHTMGEATVASCVVFDAGGARKRDYRQFSIQDITEGDDYAAMRQALTRRYKKAMLPDLLLIDGGKGQLHMAMQVMQDLELDAFMVGVSKGEGRKPGLETLHFTDGTKIQLPEDHKALHLIQQVRDEAHRFAITKHRAKRDKKRGSSILEVIPGLGPKRRRDLLTHFGGIQGVLKASENEIMLVPGLGEVMARTIYKILHESL, encoded by the coding sequence GTGAACGAAAACGCCCGCGAACATATCGAAAAGATTCTGGCCAATATGACCACCTTGCCCGGGGTGTATCGGATGTTGGGCAAAGAGGGCGAGTTGTTATATGTCGGCAAAGCCAAAAATCTGAAGAATCGGGTGTCGAGTTATTTTGTGAAAACCATTGAGCATCCTAAAACTCAGGCGCTGGTGGCACGGATTTATGATATTGAAACTTTGGTGGTTCGTTCTGAAACCGAAGCACTTCTGCTCGAGCAAAATCTGATTAAACTGCATCGTCCGCCGTATAATATTATGCTGCGCGATGATAAATCGTATGTCTATATCTTTATTTCGGCAGACAAACCTTATCCGCGCATTGCCAGTGGACGCGGGAAAGGCAAACATCAAATCGGCAAGTTTTTTGGACCTTATCCGAGTGCATATAATGCACGTGATACGCTATTGGTGCTTCAGAAACTGTTCAATGTTCGGCAGTGTGAAAATAGCTATTTTTCACAGCGTAAGCGTCCGTGTTTGCAGTATCAGATTAAGCGCTGTTCTGCACCGTGTGTCGGCTTGATCAGTGCTGAGGATTATCAGGAAGACGTGAATAATTCTATCCGTTTCTTAAAAGGTGATACCAAAGAGTTGAATCAGGAATTGATTCAGAAAATGGAAGCCGCGGCTGAAGCATTAGAGTTTGAGAAAGCGGTGTTTTATCGTGATCGTATGGCCTTATTACGTGATGTACAGGCGCAGCAAGCCATTTATAAAATTAAGGGCGAAGCCGATATTCTGGCAATTGCTTTTCAGGCGGGCGTGACCTGCGTACAAATTATGCATGTCCGTAATGGCAAAATGCTAGGCGGAAAAGCTTATTTCCCCGATATGTTAGGCGATGATCTGAGTGAAATGCTGTCGGAATTTATGGCCAACTTCTATTTTCAGGTGGCGGATGAAGTCCCGAATGAGTTGATTGTAAATGTCGAAATTCCCAATCGAAAAGAATTGGAACAGGCTTTACAGCAGCATTTTGAACAAAAAATCCAGATTAAACATAATGTGCGTGAAACGCGTGCAGAATGGTTAGAGTTGGCACAGATGAATGTGCAACACGCCATTAAAGGCAAATTGGCAAATCATTTAGAACTCAATGAGCGTTTTCATCAACTCGAGCAGGTGGTCGGGCGTCCTGTTGATCGGATTGAATGTTTTGATATTTCACATACCATGGGTGAAGCTACGGTTGCTTCTTGCGTGGTGTTCGATGCAGGAGGCGCGCGAAAACGCGATTATCGTCAGTTCTCGATTCAGGATATTACCGAAGGTGATGATTATGCAGCGATGCGCCAAGCGCTGACTCGCCGTTATAAAAAAGCCATGCTGCCTGATTTACTCTTGATTGATGGCGGTAAAGGTCAATTGCATATGGCAATGCAGGTGATGCAAGACTTAGAATTAGATGCTTTTATGGTGGGGGTATCAAAAGGTGAGGGGCGTAAACCTGGACTAGAAACCCTACATTTCACCGATGGCACTAAAATCCAATTGCCCGAAGATCACAAGGCTTTACATTTAATTCAGCAAGTGCGTGATGAAGCGCATCGTTTTGCCATTACCAAGCATCGTGCCAAACGAGATAAGAAGCGGGGTTCCTCCATTTTAGAAGTGATTCCTGGGCTTGGACCGAAACGTCGTCGTGATTTACTGACGCATTTTGGGGGTATTCAAGGGGTGCTGAAAGCTTCGGAAAATGAAATCATGCTCGTGCCCGGTTTGGGGGAAGTCATGGCGCGTACCATTTATAAAATTTTGCATGAATCACTGTGA
- a CDS encoding FUSC family protein yields the protein MLLIKPILAFRPSRVDMVFAVKTFVAMLLALFIAFSLDLTYPMWAAGTVIIVAHPYAGMVSSKAVYRILGTLIGGIVAIVLTPQFIELPIFFTLVLAGWVGLCLYLSLLDRTPRSYVFMLAGYTTVMVVCSSINSISTHSVFDMALGRILEISVAVLCSAVVSSTLFPVHLGTLVQKRVQKTLDDTRQVFRSILTDPEHSHRYTQLLAAITRDTSDIHGLAVHLSYERGALQGMTKSLQELLHQVSMTVANLVAMSERVAQLDQIDTRYRQVLPVLYEHVLQFLRAQQHVQVDQLKQLPNNFEQDFTALSELATAEQQIILHALKMDIRHFVENVVTIKCLWDLIQQGNKRIPEQIVTLTTSYPSLHRDHGVAVRSAVAAVIATIISFLLWIYSGWHAGYMMAQLTAVTVCILSGLDNPVPALRLFIRGSVYAAIITMFYAFVIMPEVHEFWQLAFVLAPLSLYLLSMLPNPPLMGLALPMLINFIMSLNLQNRYSTDAVLLIDTALAGVVGPIISIFAIYFIRAMSPETSASRILALHYRAMREALFIPYGVQFRIHLRSMLDRIGVLNTKLVQSEQLKQAMNLALIETSAAINLSRLAEFVQNPDISVNLQQAFIALQHSLEQAFWVQEKQQILPKGLKQQVFAELQHVEQCLAAEPNADFCMRVKMNINNIRSSIFHEPPSEEMIHVIKTGA from the coding sequence ATGTTGTTAATTAAGCCAATTTTGGCCTTTCGTCCTAGTCGCGTGGATATGGTTTTTGCTGTGAAAACCTTTGTAGCGATGTTATTGGCGCTTTTTATTGCATTTTCACTCGACCTAACTTATCCCATGTGGGCAGCAGGCACGGTGATTATTGTGGCACATCCCTATGCAGGGATGGTGTCCTCTAAGGCGGTCTACCGCATTTTGGGGACGTTGATCGGTGGGATTGTTGCGATTGTGCTGACACCACAATTTATTGAGCTTCCTATCTTTTTTACACTGGTTCTAGCAGGGTGGGTGGGGCTATGCCTATATCTCTCTTTATTGGACCGTACGCCGCGTAGCTATGTCTTTATGTTGGCAGGTTATACCACGGTCATGGTGGTATGTAGCTCAATCAATAGCATTAGTACCCATAGCGTTTTTGATATGGCTTTGGGGCGAATTTTGGAAATCTCAGTCGCTGTGTTATGTAGTGCGGTGGTATCGAGCACCTTGTTTCCAGTACATTTAGGGACTCTGGTGCAAAAGCGAGTGCAAAAGACATTGGATGATACCCGCCAAGTTTTTCGCAGCATTTTAACCGATCCAGAACACAGCCATCGTTATACCCAACTGTTGGCGGCAATTACCCGTGATACCTCAGATATTCATGGCTTGGCAGTACATTTAAGTTATGAACGTGGCGCCCTACAAGGCATGACCAAGTCACTGCAAGAATTATTGCACCAAGTCAGCATGACTGTGGCTAATCTGGTGGCTATGTCTGAACGGGTTGCACAGCTAGATCAAATAGATACCCGTTATCGGCAAGTTTTACCAGTGCTGTATGAGCATGTATTACAGTTTTTACGCGCACAGCAACATGTGCAAGTTGATCAACTAAAACAATTACCTAACAATTTTGAGCAAGATTTTACTGCGTTATCGGAATTGGCGACGGCTGAACAACAGATCATTTTGCATGCTTTGAAAATGGACATTCGCCATTTTGTAGAAAATGTAGTGACCATTAAATGTTTATGGGATTTGATTCAGCAAGGCAATAAACGTATTCCAGAACAGATTGTCACTTTAACTACCTCGTACCCGAGTTTGCATCGAGATCATGGTGTGGCGGTACGGAGTGCTGTCGCCGCAGTGATTGCCACGATTATTTCATTTTTGCTCTGGATTTATAGTGGTTGGCATGCAGGCTATATGATGGCGCAGTTGACCGCAGTCACGGTGTGTATTTTGTCAGGCTTAGACAACCCTGTACCTGCGTTGCGCTTGTTTATTCGTGGTTCAGTTTATGCGGCAATCATTACTATGTTCTATGCCTTTGTGATTATGCCTGAAGTGCATGAGTTCTGGCAGTTGGCATTTGTACTGGCACCTCTGTCGTTGTACTTGCTGAGCATGTTGCCGAATCCACCTTTAATGGGTTTGGCATTACCGATGTTGATTAACTTCATCATGAGTTTAAATTTGCAAAATCGTTATAGCACTGATGCAGTCTTACTGATTGATACCGCTTTGGCAGGGGTTGTGGGTCCAATTATCTCGATTTTTGCTATTTATTTTATTCGAGCCATGTCCCCAGAAACCAGTGCTAGTCGAATTTTGGCGTTGCATTACCGTGCCATGCGTGAGGCCTTGTTTATTCCTTATGGGGTTCAGTTTCGGATTCATTTACGCAGTATGCTTGACCGTATAGGGGTGTTGAATACCAAGCTGGTTCAATCCGAGCAGCTCAAACAGGCCATGAATTTAGCATTAATTGAAACCAGTGCAGCCATCAATCTGAGTCGACTGGCTGAATTTGTTCAGAATCCAGACATTAGTGTGAACTTACAACAGGCTTTTATTGCCTTACAACACAGTTTAGAACAAGCCTTTTGGGTGCAAGAAAAGCAACAGATTTTACCTAAAGGCTTAAAGCAGCAGGTTTTTGCTGAGTTGCAGCATGTAGAGCAGTGCTTAGCAGCCGAACCGAATGCGGATTTTTGTATGCGGGTAAAAATGAATATCAACAATATTCGCAGCAGTATTTTCCATGAGCCACCCTCAGAGGAAATGATACATGTGATAAAGACAGGAGCTTGA
- the lpxO gene encoding lipid A hydroxylase LpxO yields the protein MIKWIILAIFVISAMYIQNRGKVRHSFYRQFFDHSTLLAPINFLMYLFSKVPNQPYIETQYFHDLKILDENWEMIRDEAQALYERGGIKASSSYDDLGFNSFFKTGWKRFYLKWYDSAHPSAAELCPKTTELLKTLPSIKAAMFTELAPDSRLVRHRDPYAGSLRYHLGLITPNDDRCFIDVDGQRYSWRDGESVVFDETYIHYAENKTEQNRIIFFADVERPLKTRLMQKFNRWFGRNVMTAASSPNVTEDQTGGLNKVFGTVYQARLKAKALKKTNRKLYYFLKWFLMLGIFFLIFVRPYVF from the coding sequence ATGATTAAGTGGATTATCTTGGCGATTTTTGTGATTTCAGCAATGTATATCCAAAATCGCGGTAAAGTGCGTCATTCTTTTTACCGTCAATTTTTTGACCATTCGACCTTATTGGCGCCCATCAACTTTTTAATGTACCTCTTTTCCAAGGTGCCGAATCAGCCATATATTGAAACTCAATATTTTCATGATTTGAAAATTTTGGATGAAAACTGGGAAATGATTCGAGATGAAGCCCAAGCATTGTATGAACGCGGTGGTATCAAAGCATCGAGTAGTTATGATGACCTCGGTTTTAATTCATTTTTCAAAACAGGTTGGAAGCGTTTTTATTTAAAATGGTATGACTCTGCGCATCCGTCCGCTGCCGAACTATGCCCCAAAACCACCGAATTATTAAAGACTTTACCGAGCATTAAAGCTGCAATGTTTACCGAACTGGCACCTGATAGCCGTTTGGTGCGCCATCGAGATCCTTATGCAGGTTCACTGCGTTATCATTTAGGATTAATCACCCCAAATGATGATCGCTGTTTTATTGATGTCGATGGGCAACGTTATTCATGGCGTGATGGCGAAAGCGTTGTGTTCGATGAAACGTATATTCACTATGCCGAGAATAAAACGGAACAAAACCGCATTATTTTCTTTGCCGATGTTGAACGTCCCTTAAAGACGCGGTTGATGCAAAAGTTTAATCGTTGGTTTGGTCGAAATGTCATGACGGCTGCCAGTTCACCCAATGTAACAGAGGATCAAACGGGTGGTTTGAATAAGGTTTTTGGAACAGTTTATCAAGCTCGGTTAAAGGCCAAAGCCTTAAAGAAAACCAATCGCAAATTGTACTATTTTTTAAAATGGTTCCTGATGTTAGGTATTTTTTTCCTGATCTTTGTCCGTCCTTACGTATTCTAA
- a CDS encoding zinc-binding alcohol dehydrogenase family protein, producing the protein MRAVGYLQAGNAEQLQDIELPTPTPKNREVLVAVKAVSVNPVDCKIRTRVSPEQGQYKVLGWDAAGEVVDVGPEVEHFKVGDQVWYAGDLTKAGTNAEFHVVDERIISLKPQNLSFAEAAALPLTAITAWEMLFDRLQVQQHDHPHESILIIGGAGGVGSMAIQLLKAKTQLQVIATASRTATQAWVKQLGADIVLDHRQSLVEQLQAQNITAPRYVFSTTHTGSYLSQIAELIAPQGRFGLIDDPEQLDINLFKRKSIAVHWEFMFTRSMFQTADMTAQSHLLQQVAQLIETGKIKTTLNQVMGSINAEHIRQAHHAIESERTQGKLVLEGF; encoded by the coding sequence ATGAGAGCTGTTGGATATTTACAGGCAGGTAATGCCGAACAATTACAAGATATTGAACTCCCAACACCTACCCCAAAAAACCGCGAAGTCTTGGTGGCAGTCAAAGCCGTTTCGGTGAATCCCGTCGATTGTAAAATCCGCACTCGTGTTTCACCCGAACAAGGACAATATAAAGTTTTGGGTTGGGATGCCGCAGGTGAAGTGGTCGATGTCGGTCCAGAAGTAGAACACTTTAAAGTGGGCGATCAGGTCTGGTATGCAGGCGACTTAACCAAAGCCGGCACCAATGCCGAATTTCATGTGGTCGATGAACGGATTATTAGTTTAAAACCGCAGAATCTATCCTTTGCTGAAGCAGCGGCATTGCCACTCACTGCCATTACCGCTTGGGAAATGTTGTTCGACCGTCTACAAGTGCAACAGCATGATCACCCTCATGAATCCATTTTGATTATTGGCGGTGCAGGCGGTGTTGGCTCTATGGCCATCCAACTGCTCAAAGCCAAAACCCAATTGCAAGTGATTGCCACGGCATCTCGCACAGCAACACAGGCATGGGTGAAACAGTTGGGTGCGGACATCGTACTTGACCATCGTCAATCCTTGGTCGAGCAACTACAGGCACAAAATATAACGGCACCACGTTACGTATTTTCCACCACGCACACAGGCAGTTATCTTAGCCAGATTGCTGAACTGATTGCGCCACAAGGTCGGTTTGGTCTAATTGATGATCCTGAACAGTTAGATATTAATCTGTTTAAACGTAAATCAATTGCCGTGCATTGGGAGTTTATGTTTACCCGCTCTATGTTCCAAACCGCTGACATGACAGCACAATCGCATCTACTGCAACAGGTCGCACAACTGATTGAAACAGGGAAAATTAAAACCACCTTGAATCAGGTGATGGGTAGCATCAATGCCGAACATATCCGTCAAGCCCACCATGCGATTGAATCAGAACGGACTCAAGGCAAACTGGTGCTTGAAGGTTTTTAA
- a CDS encoding thioesterase family protein, which translates to MTLLAVYQALEQNEWIEIPTGWLQGRTIYGGVVAGLMMQKALVSIADSSKRLLSTSVTFVGPVQQGAARLTAEILRQGKSVTTIEVRLWQDDAVQSILIASFGAARSSEIHVRQERMAPNYMAPQHLQDMQLNAQFPQCYQQFDVRWAEGGIPCTGSEQSDFGGWCRFHPEKHSDRPFEVADLMTLFDIWPPGVFPLFKTFAPASSLTWHVTYVNPLQQNLHDWFKYKVFTDYAAEGYATEYAHLWDAKNRLIAISRQTVTVFA; encoded by the coding sequence ATGACACTGTTAGCTGTGTATCAAGCACTTGAGCAGAATGAATGGATTGAAATACCGACAGGCTGGTTACAGGGACGAACAATTTACGGTGGCGTGGTTGCGGGCCTGATGATGCAAAAGGCATTGGTGAGCATTGCGGATAGTTCTAAACGGTTATTGAGTACCAGTGTCACTTTTGTTGGACCTGTACAACAAGGCGCAGCACGGCTGACCGCCGAGATTTTACGTCAGGGTAAGTCCGTGACCACCATTGAAGTCCGCTTATGGCAAGACGATGCCGTACAAAGTATTTTAATTGCCAGTTTTGGTGCTGCCCGATCTTCTGAAATTCATGTGCGCCAAGAACGCATGGCGCCAAATTATATGGCACCCCAGCATTTACAAGATATGCAGTTGAATGCCCAGTTTCCACAGTGTTATCAGCAGTTTGATGTGCGCTGGGCTGAAGGTGGAATACCATGTACTGGCAGTGAACAAAGTGACTTTGGGGGTTGGTGCCGGTTTCATCCCGAAAAGCATAGTGATCGGCCTTTTGAGGTTGCCGACCTAATGACGCTTTTTGATATCTGGCCACCGGGGGTTTTTCCGCTATTTAAGACGTTTGCACCTGCCAGTTCTTTGACATGGCATGTGACTTATGTCAATCCATTACAGCAAAATTTACATGATTGGTTTAAATATAAAGTATTTACTGACTACGCTGCGGAAGGCTATGCCACGGAATATGCGCATTTGTGGGATGCAAAAAATCGTTTAATTGCGATTTCAAGGCAGACAGTTACCGTGTTTGCCTAG
- the pgsA gene encoding CDP-diacylglycerol--glycerol-3-phosphate 3-phosphatidyltransferase, translating into MTAGRILNIPNILTLARIALIPVFLLIAYWPPAIGVAGHDGGLTRHLILTAIFVLAAVTDWFDGYLARTLNQTSAFGRFLDPVADKLMVAAALIVLVQWQPSISMAFAAIVIISREITVSALREWMAELGARTNVAVSTVGKYKTAFQMIAISVFLLNWQPLETLAYLLLYTAVVLTLWSMFIYLKAAWPYLKQP; encoded by the coding sequence ATGACAGCAGGTCGAATCCTGAATATTCCAAATATCTTGACCTTGGCGCGTATCGCCTTGATTCCTGTATTTTTATTAATTGCCTATTGGCCACCCGCCATTGGGGTTGCAGGACATGATGGGGGCTTAACACGGCATCTTATTTTGACTGCGATTTTTGTCCTTGCTGCGGTGACAGATTGGTTTGATGGTTATTTGGCAAGAACTTTAAATCAGACGTCTGCCTTTGGTCGTTTCCTTGATCCTGTGGCAGATAAGCTCATGGTTGCAGCGGCATTAATTGTCTTGGTGCAATGGCAGCCGTCAATTTCAATGGCTTTTGCGGCAATTGTGATTATTTCGCGTGAGATTACGGTCTCTGCATTAAGAGAGTGGATGGCAGAGCTTGGGGCGCGGACCAATGTGGCCGTTTCTACCGTCGGTAAATACAAAACAGCTTTTCAAATGATTGCAATTTCAGTGTTTTTACTCAACTGGCAACCTTTAGAAACGCTGGCTTATTTACTGCTGTACACCGCAGTCGTGCTGACCTTATGGTCAATGTTCATTTATTTAAAAGCGGCATGGCCGTATTTAAAGCAGCCTTAA
- a CDS encoding IclR family transcriptional regulator encodes MTLSSFGKILTVLDLFSVSRPIINVDIISEELGLSKPTSYRYLKELVSAELLQRLSGTSGDYTLGSKIAILDYISHKSNPLIQISIPFMKEIAERTEFCCLLTHLNHDSCIDLHHEVTKGVTLLSYGRGCPRPVYVGSSPKTIISHLPKQGILDYYQRFSTQLAEVGFAQNDQEFLNKMKKIKKQGYYFSNGEVDPNVSGLSVPIKFSSKEPPLALTVLGSRKRFEFVNLDKLIEVLHSNAALIEQQFLALSTTPTEM; translated from the coding sequence ATGACACTTTCTAGTTTTGGTAAAATTCTCACCGTTTTAGACCTGTTTTCAGTGTCTCGCCCAATCATTAATGTCGATATCATTAGTGAAGAACTTGGCCTTTCTAAACCAACCAGCTATCGCTATTTAAAAGAATTGGTTTCTGCTGAACTGTTACAGCGCCTAAGTGGGACATCTGGCGACTATACGCTTGGCTCAAAAATTGCCATTTTAGATTATATTTCGCATAAATCTAATCCATTGATTCAAATCAGTATTCCATTCATGAAAGAAATTGCTGAACGAACAGAATTTTGCTGTCTATTGACGCATTTAAATCATGATTCTTGTATCGACTTACATCATGAAGTCACCAAAGGGGTAACTTTATTGTCCTACGGTCGAGGCTGCCCTCGCCCAGTCTATGTAGGGTCATCTCCAAAAACCATTATTTCACACTTACCCAAACAAGGTATTTTAGATTATTACCAACGTTTTTCGACCCAATTGGCGGAAGTTGGATTTGCTCAGAATGACCAAGAATTTCTGAATAAAATGAAAAAAATCAAGAAACAAGGCTATTATTTCTCAAATGGTGAAGTCGATCCAAACGTATCAGGGCTGTCTGTTCCAATCAAATTTTCCAGTAAAGAACCCCCTTTGGCGTTAACCGTACTCGGCTCCAGAAAACGTTTTGAATTTGTCAACTTAGACAAACTCATTGAAGTCTTACATAGCAATGCTGCCTTGATTGAACAACAATTTCTTGCTTTATCGACGACACCAACTGAAATGTAA
- a CDS encoding winged helix-turn-helix transcriptional regulator, translated as MSKAKHSRFNCSPGCAVEAAIGILDGKWKSIILWHLLTEHTLRFGEIRKRIPNVTQRMLTNQLRELEEDGIIHREVYPQVPPKVEYSLTPLGMSLREILLALKAWGDEHMDLYGQVMPQPQAVEPT; from the coding sequence ATGAGTAAAGCAAAGCACTCTCGCTTTAATTGCAGTCCAGGCTGTGCGGTTGAGGCTGCAATCGGTATTTTAGATGGCAAGTGGAAAAGTATCATTCTATGGCATTTGTTGACCGAGCATACCTTACGTTTTGGTGAAATTCGTAAACGGATTCCCAATGTCACCCAACGCATGCTGACCAATCAACTGCGTGAGTTGGAAGAGGATGGAATTATTCATCGTGAAGTTTATCCGCAAGTTCCACCAAAGGTGGAATATAGTTTGACACCTTTAGGCATGAGCTTACGTGAAATTTTATTGGCGCTAAAAGCTTGGGGAGATGAGCACATGGATCTGTATGGACAAGTGATGCCACAACCTCAAGCTGTAGAGCCGACTTGA